One part of the Nocardia higoensis genome encodes these proteins:
- a CDS encoding CaiB/BaiF CoA transferase family protein yields MTPSPTSHSAFADSPTVGPEHIGALDGIRVLEVGTLISGPFAARLLGDMGAEVLKIELPDRPDPLRTWGQAELDGHRFFWTVAARNKKAITLNLREPQGRDLFLELVERSDIIVENFRPGTLEKWGLGYETLRERNRGIILVRVSGYGQTGPDAHKAGYASVAEAASGLRHMNGFPGGPAPRLALSLGDSLAGMFAAQGALAALYRRSVTGEGQIVDAALTEACLAIQESTIPDYDIGGVVRGPSGTRLEGIAPSNIYRSADGSWVVIAANQDTVFRRLCAAMGQPGLADDERFADHLARGRNQDELDAIIAEWAATRQPGDIIATLNEAGVISGPINTVAEVVEDPQLRARGMIADHYDERIGRNVKGPGIIPVLSETPGAIRNAGSVRPGQHNEEVYRGLLGKTDDEIEKLREAGVL; encoded by the coding sequence ATGACCCCCTCCCCCACCTCCCACTCGGCATTCGCCGACTCGCCCACCGTCGGCCCGGAGCACATCGGCGCTCTCGACGGCATCCGTGTCCTCGAGGTCGGCACACTGATCTCCGGACCGTTCGCCGCCCGCCTGCTGGGCGACATGGGCGCCGAGGTGCTCAAGATCGAGCTGCCCGACCGGCCCGATCCGCTGCGCACCTGGGGGCAGGCCGAACTCGACGGCCACCGTTTCTTCTGGACGGTCGCGGCCCGCAACAAGAAGGCCATCACGCTGAATCTGCGTGAGCCGCAGGGCCGTGACCTGTTCCTGGAACTGGTGGAACGGTCCGACATCATCGTCGAGAACTTCCGGCCTGGGACGTTGGAGAAGTGGGGTCTGGGCTACGAGACCCTGCGTGAACGCAACCGCGGCATCATCCTGGTGCGGGTCTCCGGGTACGGCCAGACCGGCCCGGACGCGCACAAGGCCGGCTACGCCTCGGTCGCCGAGGCGGCCAGCGGCCTGCGACACATGAACGGCTTCCCCGGCGGCCCGGCACCGCGCCTGGCTCTTTCCCTCGGCGACAGCCTGGCGGGCATGTTCGCCGCGCAGGGAGCGCTGGCCGCGCTCTACCGCCGCTCGGTCACCGGCGAAGGCCAGATCGTCGACGCCGCGCTCACCGAGGCGTGCCTGGCGATCCAGGAATCGACCATTCCCGACTACGACATCGGCGGCGTGGTGCGCGGACCGTCGGGCACCCGCCTGGAGGGCATCGCGCCGTCGAACATCTACCGCAGCGCCGATGGCAGCTGGGTGGTGATCGCCGCCAACCAGGACACCGTGTTCCGCCGCCTGTGCGCGGCGATGGGGCAGCCGGGACTCGCCGACGACGAGCGCTTCGCCGACCACCTCGCCCGGGGCAGGAACCAGGATGAGCTGGACGCGATCATCGCCGAATGGGCCGCCACCCGGCAGCCCGGCGACATCATCGCCACACTCAACGAGGCCGGTGTCATCAGCGGGCCGATCAACACCGTCGCGGAGGTGGTCGAGGATCCGCAGCTGCGGGCGCGCGGCATGATCGCCGACCACTACGACGAGCGCATCGGCCGGAATGTGAAGGGACCGGGCATCATTCCGGTCCTCTCCGAGACGCCGGGCGCGATCCGCAACGCGGGTTCGGTGCGGCCGGGACAGCACAACGAGGAGGTCTACCGGGGCCTGCTCGGCAAGACCGACGACGAGATCGAGAAGCTGCGCGAGGCAGGCGTCCTCTAG
- a CDS encoding alpha/beta fold hydrolase, translated as MSRIERIPYVVAYANTTGGRDAYGGLTELVTLESQLVKPRDHESDTVLVLMHPVSSGTYLPIVGSLAKAGHHVIVCNSRYRGADAALLMEKVVQDLGECVRDAKNRLGYRKVVLLGWSGGGSLSVFYQQQAAKPTLTASPSGDGPDLTKADLPPVDGIALVAAHISRHHTLTESMDAAILDESDPTVRDPELDLYDPANPNQPPYTAEFLDRYRQAQIARNRRITAWVKDKLAELKAAGRPNDEFGFVVHGTMADPRWLDPAIDPNDRNPGESYLGDPQEVNQGPFGLARFTTLRSWLSQWSYDDARGDIVDCGPDIAVPTLVIFNAADNICTPSHAHAIFGAIGTEDKELHEIAGANHYYLGPDQREPLTEAVRIISDWLTKHHLAPTT; from the coding sequence ATGTCTCGCATCGAACGCATCCCGTACGTCGTCGCCTACGCGAACACCACCGGTGGCCGCGACGCCTACGGCGGGCTGACCGAGCTGGTCACCCTCGAATCCCAGCTGGTCAAGCCCCGCGACCACGAGTCCGACACCGTGCTGGTGCTCATGCACCCGGTGTCCAGCGGCACCTATCTGCCGATCGTGGGCTCGCTGGCCAAGGCCGGGCACCACGTCATCGTGTGCAACAGCCGCTACCGCGGCGCCGATGCCGCGCTGCTGATGGAGAAGGTCGTCCAGGATCTCGGCGAATGCGTCCGCGACGCCAAGAATCGGCTCGGCTACCGGAAGGTCGTGCTGCTCGGCTGGTCCGGCGGCGGTTCGCTGTCGGTCTTCTACCAGCAGCAGGCCGCGAAGCCGACGTTGACGGCGAGCCCGTCCGGCGACGGCCCCGACCTCACCAAGGCCGACCTGCCGCCCGTCGACGGCATCGCGCTGGTCGCCGCGCACATCAGCCGCCACCACACGCTCACCGAGTCGATGGACGCCGCCATCCTCGACGAATCCGACCCCACTGTGCGCGACCCCGAGCTGGATCTCTACGACCCGGCCAACCCGAACCAGCCCCCGTACACCGCCGAATTCCTCGACCGCTACCGGCAGGCCCAGATCGCGCGCAACCGCAGGATCACCGCCTGGGTGAAGGACAAACTGGCCGAGCTGAAGGCCGCGGGCCGCCCGAACGACGAGTTCGGCTTCGTCGTGCACGGCACCATGGCCGACCCGCGCTGGCTCGATCCCGCCATCGATCCCAACGACCGCAACCCCGGCGAGTCCTACCTGGGCGATCCGCAGGAGGTCAACCAGGGCCCGTTCGGCCTGGCCCGGTTCACCACGCTGCGCAGCTGGCTGTCGCAGTGGAGCTACGACGACGCCCGCGGCGACATCGTCGACTGCGGCCCCGACATCGCCGTGCCGACCCTGGTGATCTTCAACGCCGCCGACAACATCTGCACCCCGAGCCACGCGCACGCCATCTTCGGCGCCATCGGCACCGAGGACAAGGAACTGCACGAGATCGCCGGAGCGAACCACTACTATCTGGGACCGGACCAGCGCGAACCCCTCACCGAGGCGGTGCGGATCATCAGCGACTGGCTCACGAAACACCACCTCGCCCCCACGACCTGA
- a CDS encoding homogentisate 1,2-dioxygenase: protein MESFVHLRKGTTPRRLHADLDGLKDDELGRGGFTGRTASLYRRNDPTQYKAVGPLRPTDVLASSLTPADATDPAGAPLRLFHNADCRILLSRRGEQMPHFVRYVDGDVLSFVHAGSGLLETEFGPLDYREGDWIYIPKGCTFRQVPAAETTLLMIEATEEFRVPDAGYLGRHFPFDPALVTIPEPAAHDDDGRESYEIVLFHEGGPTRLYYKHHPLDVEGWRGDSFPFTFNIADYNVILSESVHLPPTVHLFMEATGVYVMNFLPKLAESAPGTETIPWYHRNVDYDEIAFFHGGEMYGVPMPPGLISHAPQGVHHGAPEKMRERARRKREEITRIGWTTIAIDTRRRLIPSPEYLAADLGAH, encoded by the coding sequence ATGGAATCGTTTGTGCACCTGCGTAAAGGCACCACTCCCCGCCGCCTGCACGCCGACCTCGACGGACTCAAGGACGACGAACTCGGCCGCGGCGGCTTCACCGGCCGCACCGCGAGCCTCTACCGCCGCAACGATCCGACCCAGTACAAAGCGGTCGGCCCCCTGCGTCCCACCGACGTGCTGGCGAGCTCGCTGACCCCCGCCGACGCCACCGACCCCGCGGGCGCCCCGCTGCGGTTGTTCCACAATGCCGACTGCCGCATCCTGCTCAGCCGCCGTGGCGAGCAGATGCCGCACTTCGTGCGTTACGTCGACGGCGATGTGCTCTCCTTCGTGCACGCGGGCTCCGGTCTGCTGGAGACCGAGTTCGGCCCGCTGGACTACCGCGAGGGCGACTGGATCTACATCCCCAAGGGCTGCACGTTCCGCCAGGTCCCCGCGGCCGAGACCACGTTGCTGATGATCGAGGCGACCGAGGAGTTCCGCGTCCCCGATGCCGGCTACCTGGGCAGGCACTTCCCGTTCGACCCGGCGCTGGTCACCATTCCCGAGCCCGCCGCCCACGACGACGACGGCCGCGAGAGCTACGAGATCGTGCTGTTCCACGAGGGCGGCCCGACCAGGCTGTATTACAAGCACCACCCGCTCGACGTCGAGGGCTGGCGCGGGGACAGCTTCCCGTTCACCTTCAACATCGCCGACTACAACGTCATCCTCTCCGAGAGCGTGCACCTGCCCCCGACGGTGCATCTGTTCATGGAGGCCACCGGCGTCTACGTGATGAACTTCCTGCCCAAGCTCGCCGAATCCGCGCCGGGCACCGAGACCATCCCGTGGTACCACCGCAACGTCGACTACGACGAGATCGCCTTCTTCCACGGCGGGGAGATGTACGGCGTGCCGATGCCGCCCGGCCTGATCTCGCACGCGCCGCAGGGGGTGCACCACGGCGCGCCGGAGAAGATGCGCGAGCGCGCCCGGCGTAAGCGCGAGGAGATCACCCGTATCGGCTGGACGACCATCGCCATCGACACCCGCCGTAGGCTGATCCCCTCGCCCGAGTACCTCGCCGCCGACCTCGGCGCCCACTGA
- a CDS encoding TetR/AcrR family transcriptional regulator yields the protein MESVKAEPAPGAEPAPGTGPEIARVKKSRGRPPAGGSPASADEIMAAALRIFARDGFAGASVAEINRELGVSHNLIHQRFGSKEGLWFAVVDWVFGHAAALVAEGAAGPDLAPLEEFRRGIVRFLILQADYPDAVRLVSMESAIEGPRLAYLYERHIEPILVRLAKPLEPLIRRKVLTRNDLRSIHFLIAHGATAPFSALPLARRMAPGDPLSAQAVRRHAHFVADMIVAGVEAKANQPGASAHPPGAARDRRRGDDGQSRD from the coding sequence GTGGAATCCGTGAAGGCCGAGCCCGCCCCGGGGGCCGAGCCCGCGCCGGGCACGGGGCCGGAGATCGCGCGGGTCAAGAAGTCGCGTGGTCGCCCGCCCGCCGGTGGATCGCCCGCCTCGGCCGACGAGATCATGGCCGCCGCCCTGCGGATCTTCGCCCGCGACGGTTTCGCCGGCGCGTCGGTGGCCGAGATCAACCGCGAGCTCGGCGTCAGTCACAACCTGATCCACCAGCGTTTCGGCTCCAAGGAGGGGCTGTGGTTCGCGGTGGTGGACTGGGTATTCGGGCACGCCGCCGCTCTGGTCGCCGAGGGCGCCGCCGGTCCGGATCTCGCGCCGCTGGAGGAGTTCCGGCGCGGCATCGTGCGCTTTCTGATCCTGCAGGCCGACTATCCCGACGCGGTCCGGCTGGTCAGCATGGAATCGGCGATCGAGGGCCCACGCCTGGCCTACCTCTACGAGCGTCACATCGAGCCGATCCTGGTGCGCCTGGCCAAGCCACTCGAACCGCTGATCCGCCGGAAAGTGCTCACCCGCAACGACTTACGGTCCATCCACTTCCTCATCGCGCACGGCGCGACGGCCCCGTTCTCGGCGCTGCCGCTGGCCAGGCGGATGGCGCCCGGCGACCCGCTCTCGGCGCAGGCGGTGCGCAGGCACGCGCACTTCGTCGCGGACATGATCGTGGCCGGTGTCGAGGCCAAGGCGAACCAGCCGGGCGCGTCGGCGCATCCGCCGGGCGCAGCGCGGGATCGGCGGCGCGGGGACGACGGGCAATCGCGCGACTAA
- a CDS encoding TetR/AcrR family transcriptional regulator, translating to MARARGAVQLTVDDWLQAGYTVLAEEGFRALKIDVLCTRLGVTKGSFYHHFQDITAFKNALVDAWGQWSDVDHQRMDALADTPPRERLIAMMGLLVSPRHWTLERAMREWARSDPRAAASVRASDKQAKRAVRRAFADHGFDPETAARRAEWTFALGIGALHLSNSARGGKPSPSEREKLVDFLLRP from the coding sequence GTGGCGCGGGCACGCGGTGCCGTCCAGCTGACGGTCGACGACTGGTTGCAGGCCGGATACACGGTGCTGGCCGAAGAGGGTTTCCGCGCGCTCAAGATCGACGTGCTGTGCACTCGCCTCGGCGTCACCAAAGGCAGCTTCTACCACCATTTCCAGGACATCACCGCGTTCAAGAACGCGCTGGTCGACGCCTGGGGCCAATGGAGCGACGTAGACCACCAGCGGATGGACGCCCTCGCGGACACCCCGCCGCGCGAACGGCTGATCGCCATGATGGGCCTGCTGGTCAGCCCGCGGCACTGGACGCTGGAGCGTGCCATGCGGGAGTGGGCCCGATCCGACCCACGCGCGGCCGCGAGCGTGCGCGCCTCGGACAAACAGGCGAAACGCGCGGTCCGCCGGGCCTTCGCCGACCACGGCTTCGACCCCGAGACCGCCGCCCGCCGGGCCGAATGGACCTTCGCTCTCGGCATCGGGGCACTGCACCTGTCGAATTCGGCGCGCGGTGGCAAGCCATCGCCTTCCGAGCGCGAGAAACTCGTGGACTTCCTGCTGCGGCCCTGA
- a CDS encoding alpha/beta hydrolase, with amino-acid sequence MGVRRWFGVAAAVSIVVATAGCVAEGDAPVGSMPPAPDGLSRFYEQDPRWTACAEIAGEQVSLPPIAQCTRIEVPIDYAEPEGPTAQLALSRIPATGPKIGSLLMNPGGPGVSGLDTVLVGNQTPLAQRFDRVGFDPRGVGSSTPVVTCLTPAEADAERAEPPEESTPEGIAQTEAENREYADKCVQRSGVDLLEHIGTREVVQDMDVIRAVLGDAKLTYLGYSYGTKIGALYAEKFPDRVRAMVLDGAVDASVDPVQEALRQAAGFQRAFDAYAAECAQAADCPLGTDPTQAVARFRELVDPLWDTPAATTDPRGLGYNDAMTGVTQTLYADELWQRLTLGLQELREGRGDTLLYLADIYDGRNDDGTYSNIQDAFNAIRCVDDPRVTDPAVAARLDTEYRKAAPFLDDGRGTGASARELCASWPVPNSGEPHTIAVDGLPTTVVVSTTDDPATPYQAGVDLAAQLDAALITFEGNRHTAALVVGDECLDSAVIAYLVDLIEPPQGLSC; translated from the coding sequence ATGGGTGTTCGGCGGTGGTTCGGGGTAGCGGCGGCGGTGTCGATCGTGGTGGCGACGGCGGGGTGCGTCGCCGAGGGCGACGCGCCGGTCGGGTCGATGCCGCCCGCGCCCGACGGTCTGTCCCGCTTCTACGAGCAGGACCCGCGGTGGACCGCGTGCGCAGAGATCGCGGGCGAGCAGGTGAGCCTGCCGCCGATCGCGCAGTGCACCAGGATCGAGGTGCCGATCGACTACGCCGAGCCGGAAGGTCCCACCGCGCAGCTCGCGCTCTCGCGCATCCCGGCCACCGGGCCGAAGATTGGCTCGTTGCTGATGAATCCGGGCGGTCCCGGCGTCTCCGGCCTGGACACGGTGCTCGTCGGCAATCAGACCCCGCTGGCGCAGCGGTTCGACCGGGTCGGATTCGATCCGCGCGGCGTGGGTTCGTCCACGCCCGTGGTCACCTGCCTGACCCCGGCGGAAGCCGATGCCGAGCGCGCCGAACCACCGGAGGAGAGCACACCGGAGGGGATCGCGCAGACCGAGGCGGAGAACCGCGAGTACGCGGACAAGTGCGTCCAGCGCAGCGGCGTCGACCTGCTCGAGCACATCGGCACCCGCGAGGTCGTGCAGGACATGGACGTGATCAGGGCCGTGCTGGGCGATGCGAAGCTGACCTATCTCGGCTACTCCTACGGCACCAAGATCGGCGCGCTGTATGCCGAGAAGTTCCCCGACCGGGTGCGCGCGATGGTGCTCGACGGCGCCGTGGACGCCTCGGTGGACCCCGTCCAGGAGGCTTTGCGCCAGGCCGCCGGTTTCCAGCGGGCCTTCGACGCCTACGCGGCCGAGTGCGCCCAGGCCGCCGACTGCCCGCTCGGTACCGATCCCACCCAGGCGGTCGCCCGGTTCCGCGAACTGGTCGATCCGCTGTGGGACACCCCGGCCGCCACCACCGACCCGCGCGGCCTCGGCTACAACGACGCCATGACCGGCGTCACCCAGACCCTCTACGCCGACGAACTGTGGCAGCGGCTCACCCTGGGGCTGCAGGAGTTGCGCGAGGGCCGCGGCGACACCCTGCTGTATCTGGCCGACATCTACGACGGCCGCAACGACGACGGCACCTACAGCAATATCCAGGACGCGTTCAACGCCATTCGCTGCGTGGACGATCCGCGCGTCACCGATCCGGCCGTCGCCGCCCGGCTCGACACCGAATACCGCAAGGCCGCGCCCTTCCTCGACGACGGCCGCGGGACCGGCGCCTCGGCGCGGGAATTGTGCGCGAGCTGGCCGGTGCCCAATTCCGGCGAGCCGCACACCATCGCGGTCGACGGGCTGCCCACCACGGTCGTGGTCTCCACCACCGACGACCCGGCCACGCCGTATCAAGCCGGTGTCGACCTGGCGGCCCAGCTCGACGCGGCCCTGATCACCTTCGAGGGGAATCGGCACACCGCCGCCCTCGTGGTGGGTGACGAGTGCCTGGATTCGGCCGTCATCGCCTACCTGGTCGACCTGATCGAACCTCCGCAGGGCCTGAGCTGTTGA